Proteins co-encoded in one Sebastes umbrosus isolate fSebUmb1 chromosome 20, fSebUmb1.pri, whole genome shotgun sequence genomic window:
- the narf gene encoding nuclear prelamin A recognition factor: MSEVNIPKRKEKCENCTKQCNKKQSDDGANSHQETEEVNGEVHDGSQLLLSACLSCDGCLSEEESLKISQQSLEEVERVLALNKKCDVSKHKVLVASVCPQSLPFFAIKFGVDVTEAAHKLCGFLKSLGVQYVFDTTLAAGFSILESQKEFIQRFRKRHHDSHALPMFTSSCPGWIRYSERVLGSLVTPHICTARSPQQIMGCLVKDYFSKQQKLSPEKVYHVLVAPCFDKKLEAVREEFYNSLLETRDVDCVLTSGEIHYLMEQRKVAVEELDSVPLDHVLGEAGDVALVRHEGRGSEGFLEHVFKHAAKELFGLDVHEITYKNLRNRDFQEVTLERDGETLLQFAAVYGFRNIQTLVHRMRKGRVPYQLVEVLSCPGGCLSGRGQVESDAGGRVDKVLVQQMEEAYSSLPVRLPEVNPTLHTLYQDWLQGQDSPQAGTLLHTQYRSQVHTQPPHMQW; the protein is encoded by the exons ATGTCAGAGGTCAACATACCAAAGCGCAAGGAGAAGTGTGAGAACTGCACCAAACAG TGCAACAAGAAACAGAGTGATGATGGTGCCAACTCCCACCAGGAGACAGAGGAAGTCAATGGAGAG GTACATGACGGATCCCAGTTGCTGCTGAGCGCCTGCCTGTCCTGTGATGGCTGTCTATCAGAGGAGGAGAGCCTGAAGATCTCTCAGCAGAGCCTGGAGGAAGTGGAGCGGGTTCTGGCTCTCAATAAG AAGTGTGACGTGTCGAAGCACAAGGTCCTGGTAGCGTCGGTGTGTCCGCAGTCTCTGCCTTTCTTTGCCATCAAGTTTGGTGTGGACGTCACCGAGGCTGCACACAAACTCTGTGGCTTCCTCAAGAGTTTAG GAGTGCAGTATGTGTTTGACACTACTCTGGCGGCGGGCTTCAGCATCTTGGAGAGTCAGAAGGAATTTATTCAGAGGTTTCGCAAGAGGCACCACGACTCCCACGCCCTGCCCATGTTCACCTCTTCATGCCCAG GGTGGATCCGTTATTCAGAGCGTGTCCTGGGCAGTCTGGTCACCCCTCACATCTGCACAGCCAGGTCTCCTCAGCAGATCATGGGCTGTCTGGTCAAAGACTACTTCTCCAAGCAGCAG AAGCTGAGTCCAGAGAAAGTCTACCACGTGTTGGTGGCTCCGTGCTTTGATAAGAAGCTCGAGGCAGTCAGAGAGGAGTTCTACAACAGCCTGCTGGAGACCAGAGACGTGGACTGTGTCCTCACCTCAG GGGAGATCCATTACCTGATGGAGCAGAGGAAGGTTGCAGTGGAGGAGCTGGACTCAGTTCCACTGGACCATGT GCTGGGAGAGGCTGGAGACGTGGCGCTAGTGAGGCACGAGGGCCGAGGTTCTGAAGGCTTCCTGGAACACGTCTTCAAACACGCTGCCAAAGAGCTCTTCGGTCTGGACGTCCATGAGATCACGTACAAGAACCTCAG GAACCGGGACTTCCAGGAAGTGACTCTGGAGCGGGACGGGGAAACTCTGCTGCAGTTCGCTGCCGTCTACGGCTTCAGGAACATCCAGACGCTGGTTCATCGGATGAGAAAGGGACGTGTGCCTTACCAGCTGGTGGAGGTGCTGTCCTGTCCAGGAG GGTGTCTGAGCGGCCGCGGTCAGGTAGAGAGCGACGCGGGAGGCCGGGTGGATAAAGTCCTGGTCCAGCAGATGGAGGAGGCCTACAGCAGCCTGCCGGTCCGTCTCCCGGAGGTCAACCCCACCCTGCACACCCTCTATCAAGACTGGCTGCAGGGCCAGGACTCCCCGCAGGCCGGCACACTCCTGCACACCCAGTACAGGAGTCAGGTCCACACGCAGCCCCCACACATGCAGTGGTGA